In Pseudoalteromonas piratica, the following proteins share a genomic window:
- a CDS encoding helix-turn-helix transcriptional regulator, whose amino-acid sequence MQTQLATLENANFSQAFTSHLAFDYGTAFRVTMPAGTRYSVAFTAPLTLVMVVTGTAGVNNLSTYAPSSLLLVKDGFCHFENLDSARDTVILCLSLEQTWLLNFKQRYQALVTGVQVHDQDENSAPLAFCGCDLTRMAMTGLDQLLSDAQVPSLTSLKVEELLLLQINKPQGARLVNLLVESCDPATERFRAFVEKNYLKDWSLEQFAKEIGMSLTAFKSAFNQIYHTSPRAWFNERRLKYAAHLLHTSQMRVIDIAIEAGFSSQSYFTQAYKSRFGTTPKQARK is encoded by the coding sequence ATGCAAACACAATTAGCTACGCTTGAAAATGCGAATTTTTCACAAGCTTTTACTAGTCATTTGGCGTTTGATTATGGAACTGCATTTCGAGTAACTATGCCAGCAGGTACACGCTACTCTGTTGCGTTTACTGCACCACTTACACTTGTGATGGTGGTGACTGGCACGGCCGGTGTAAACAATTTAAGTACCTATGCTCCAAGTAGTTTATTACTTGTGAAAGATGGTTTTTGTCATTTTGAGAACCTTGATAGTGCCCGTGATACCGTTATTTTATGTTTATCACTTGAACAAACCTGGCTTTTAAATTTTAAACAACGTTATCAAGCATTAGTGACAGGCGTTCAGGTGCATGACCAAGATGAAAACTCAGCACCGTTAGCATTTTGTGGTTGTGATTTAACTCGCATGGCGATGACGGGGTTAGATCAATTGTTAAGTGATGCGCAAGTACCCAGCTTAACCTCACTGAAAGTCGAAGAGTTGTTATTACTGCAAATTAATAAGCCACAAGGTGCTCGCTTAGTAAACTTATTGGTTGAAAGTTGTGATCCTGCAACAGAGCGCTTTAGAGCATTTGTAGAAAAGAATTATTTAAAAGACTGGTCTTTAGAGCAGTTTGCTAAAGAAATTGGCATGTCACTTACTGCATTTAAATCGGCATTTAACCAAATTTACCACACATCCCCACGTGCTTGGTTTAATGAGCGTCGTCTTAAATATGCCGCGCATTTATTGCACACCAGTCAGATGCGTGTGATTGATATCGCAATCGAGGCAGGCTTCTCAAGTCAGTCTTACTTTACGCAAGCCTATAAGTCTCGTTTTGGTACAACACCAAAGCAGGCAAGAAAGTAA
- a CDS encoding type III secretion system chaperone yields MKQFKLMVEEACALLEVTPHALSDEDYQVNIEQLVFRISFHPSDGTFGLKAALAKPTSDLPSSVYNLMLNANATGVQLQGCKVGIDATSNQIVLVKLLPSVIEEGEHLAQKILSFTQVALFWQMTLTTAKDDMTDEVMPLHSSLLSV; encoded by the coding sequence ATGAAACAATTCAAATTAATGGTTGAAGAAGCGTGCGCTTTATTAGAAGTCACACCACACGCACTGTCAGATGAAGATTATCAAGTAAATATAGAGCAGTTAGTGTTTCGTATCTCGTTCCATCCGAGTGACGGCACGTTTGGCTTAAAAGCAGCGTTAGCAAAACCGACAAGTGATTTACCTTCATCTGTGTATAACTTAATGCTAAATGCCAATGCCACAGGTGTTCAATTACAAGGGTGTAAAGTGGGCATTGATGCAACAAGCAATCAAATTGTGCTGGTAAAATTATTACCTTCGGTAATTGAAGAGGGTGAACACTTAGCACAAAAGATTTTATCTTTTACACAGGTAGCACTGTTTTGGCAAATGACCTTAACAACCGCGAAAGATGATATGACCGATGAGGTTATGCCATTGCACTCGAGCTTGTTATCGGTTTAA
- a CDS encoding winged helix-turn-helix domain-containing protein produces MVHDVEAIPQTILIIGTDHIAVERLQTGFAEVGWFVLVEQNCQRALGLMAHLTVSAVCIFDQGNDLESDVASLKSKTQGMLFVLSDNLNADQRLAFYNLGVNHVFVQQALALEVRTVITTLQQQQLMQSLPTVTPIMEAKKWHFCSQSRVLSVDEKVIGSLSYSEAKILKMLIDNRNETLSRERLMMALGRFRPNPEDRTLDRLICNLRKKFKKVCPNTQFILSLYGHGYVFTSPNTTQI; encoded by the coding sequence ATGGTGCATGATGTTGAAGCAATTCCGCAAACAATTTTAATTATTGGTACGGATCATATCGCTGTAGAACGCCTCCAAACTGGGTTTGCAGAGGTTGGCTGGTTTGTTTTGGTTGAACAAAATTGCCAACGTGCACTCGGCTTAATGGCACATTTAACTGTCTCAGCAGTGTGTATTTTTGATCAAGGTAATGATCTTGAATCAGATGTTGCGTCACTCAAAAGTAAAACACAGGGTATGTTGTTTGTGTTATCAGATAATCTAAATGCAGATCAACGTTTAGCGTTTTATAACCTAGGTGTGAATCATGTATTTGTTCAGCAAGCCCTCGCGCTTGAAGTTAGAACAGTGATTACGACTTTGCAACAGCAACAATTAATGCAATCACTGCCAACTGTTACCCCCATAATGGAAGCGAAAAAGTGGCATTTTTGTTCACAAAGCCGAGTACTCAGTGTCGATGAAAAGGTCATTGGTTCATTGTCATACAGCGAAGCTAAAATATTAAAAATGCTGATTGATAATCGCAATGAAACGTTATCAAGAGAGCGCTTAATGATGGCGTTAGGACGATTTAGACCAAACCCAGAAGATCGCACATTAGATAGACTAATTTGCAATTTACGTAAAAAATTTAAAAAAGTGTGCCCTAACACACAGTTCATTTTATCTCTTTATGGCCATGGCTATGTGTTTACATCGCCAAATACAACGCAAATCTAG
- the sctW gene encoding type III secretion system gatekeeper subunit SctW, with protein MSINAAPINPNQFNAKLAGANVETKTTSQFQNTSVGVIGNSAQNHLNALEELTKALGDKASAQFTQSKAKDMRQSNADRVEKIQQLMEMAFKVEKRNQLDELAADLLSGGKTDHQALRQKLQEFSDDVTEQYIGLLSVREQLSAGEGNEAILQLVNQQLAELERKYGQTLTLGVNTFIPTIEAANAGLDEGSQLRQFYADSVMDYQGTAAAFSDLIEKYGESRFETAVAFMLQALAADYEAQGSSIDKSQLSVIMKDMNRLKMLAAMFDQCNEVAQKLDQAQVTPRGLMQSVITINDMPWAEQADVERALNIGDLPLGTQINLFAEVRNIVNNIPHDAFKDPEQHGQCVLALEAARHAVIAIEEAL; from the coding sequence ATGTCTATAAATGCAGCGCCAATAAACCCAAATCAGTTTAATGCAAAACTGGCGGGAGCAAATGTCGAAACGAAAACAACCAGTCAGTTTCAAAACACATCTGTTGGAGTGATTGGAAACAGTGCGCAAAATCATTTGAATGCGCTAGAAGAATTGACCAAAGCGTTGGGCGATAAAGCATCAGCTCAATTTACGCAAAGTAAAGCCAAAGACATGCGCCAGTCAAATGCTGACCGTGTTGAAAAAATTCAGCAATTAATGGAAATGGCGTTTAAAGTTGAAAAACGCAACCAATTAGATGAATTAGCGGCAGATTTACTTTCAGGTGGCAAAACAGACCATCAAGCGCTTAGACAAAAATTACAAGAATTCAGCGATGATGTAACGGAGCAATACATTGGCTTATTAAGTGTGCGAGAGCAACTTAGTGCTGGCGAGGGCAATGAAGCCATTCTTCAACTTGTTAACCAACAATTAGCTGAACTAGAGCGCAAATACGGTCAAACACTGACATTAGGTGTTAATACCTTTATTCCGACAATTGAAGCTGCCAATGCAGGTTTAGATGAAGGTAGTCAACTACGCCAATTCTATGCAGATTCGGTCATGGATTATCAAGGTACTGCTGCTGCATTTTCGGATTTAATTGAAAAGTATGGTGAGAGTCGTTTTGAGACTGCGGTTGCTTTTATGTTGCAGGCGCTCGCGGCGGATTATGAAGCGCAAGGCAGCAGTATCGATAAGTCGCAGCTTAGTGTGATTATGAAAGATATGAACCGACTGAAAATGCTGGCGGCGATGTTTGATCAGTGTAACGAGGTTGCGCAAAAGCTCGACCAAGCACAAGTCACGCCACGTGGACTAATGCAAAGTGTTATTACCATAAATGATATGCCGTGGGCAGAACAAGCTGACGTGGAAAGAGCACTTAATATAGGTGATTTACCGCTTGGTACACAAATCAACTTGTTTGCTGAGGTACGTAATATTGTGAACAACATTCCACATGATGCGTTTAAAGACCCAGAGCAGCACGGGCAATGTGTATTGGCATTAGAAGCAGCGCGTCATGCGGTGATTGCAATCGAGGAAGCGCTATGA
- the sctE gene encoding type III secretion system translocon subunit SctE, which produces MSVNSLGVGNTAFTQIFQEGMSAVMKSFSGINPSDASGVTSASNESGNPSIAEPDSDTTLSGIATMFIVLGKIKEIKDSTIAANKAELERVQAEQEDLMNEQIDKLNEQEENRLDQIEKAEKARKKAKQAGIFGKAFGFVTAIATTIGGMCSLAAGVLSGQPNLIAAGVALTAAGMCEVAAQICLALGEDKAAEILSYTAIALTVIGVGLLTYGAASGAAAGAAAGKEVAKEATEVAVKEGVKAAAKEAASEAAEEVIEQAAKAVVKEISQNVAEEVAEEAIERAAKNLCETMIKKQSDDMIKAAMGRTTWASSAASMGAQTGSGIISAEQADIQEALNKINLQVQLLESELVENEALVSKLESILQRFIAFIQSQSGTVVDIASILSDAAKNEMQASLSVLNNARASI; this is translated from the coding sequence ATGTCAGTAAATAGCCTAGGAGTTGGCAATACGGCATTTACCCAGATTTTCCAAGAAGGAATGTCTGCGGTAATGAAAAGCTTTAGTGGGATTAATCCATCTGATGCCTCTGGAGTAACCAGTGCATCCAATGAGTCGGGTAACCCGAGCATTGCAGAGCCTGATAGCGACACCACATTAAGTGGCATTGCAACCATGTTTATTGTATTGGGCAAAATCAAAGAGATTAAAGACTCAACCATTGCAGCTAATAAAGCGGAACTTGAACGGGTTCAGGCAGAGCAAGAAGATTTAATGAATGAACAAATCGACAAGCTTAATGAACAGGAAGAAAACCGTTTAGATCAAATCGAAAAAGCAGAAAAAGCACGCAAAAAAGCAAAACAAGCGGGTATTTTTGGCAAGGCATTTGGATTTGTAACTGCGATTGCCACCACTATTGGCGGAATGTGTTCTTTAGCAGCAGGTGTGCTCTCTGGGCAGCCTAATTTAATTGCTGCGGGTGTTGCATTGACTGCTGCTGGCATGTGTGAGGTTGCCGCACAAATATGCTTAGCTCTAGGGGAAGATAAAGCTGCGGAAATATTAAGTTATACCGCAATTGCATTAACCGTTATTGGTGTTGGTTTACTCACCTATGGTGCGGCTTCAGGTGCTGCCGCAGGCGCCGCAGCAGGTAAAGAAGTTGCAAAAGAAGCCACCGAAGTGGCAGTAAAAGAAGGGGTGAAAGCCGCAGCGAAAGAAGCTGCAAGTGAAGCAGCAGAAGAAGTAATTGAGCAAGCTGCTAAGGCTGTAGTGAAAGAAATTTCACAAAATGTCGCCGAAGAGGTAGCAGAAGAAGCCATTGAGCGCGCCGCTAAAAATCTTTGTGAAACCATGATCAAAAAACAAAGTGACGACATGATAAAAGCTGCGATGGGGCGCACAACATGGGCCTCAAGTGCAGCATCTATGGGGGCACAAACGGGCAGTGGCATTATCAGCGCAGAACAAGCGGATATTCAAGAAGCGCTTAACAAAATTAATTTACAAGTACAGTTGTTGGAAAGTGAATTAGTTGAAAACGAAGCACTGGTATCAAAGCTTGAATCTATTTTGCAACGTTTTATCGCCTTCATTCAATCACAGTCCGGTACGGTGGTTGATATTGCGAGTATTTTATCGGATGCAGCAAAAAATGAAATGCAAGCATCGCTTTCTGTGCTTAATAACGCACGTGCATCAATTTAA
- a CDS encoding type III secretion system chaperone, whose translation MSNKFKELVTECAKLIGFDKPDVKEDFYALLIDGIRVLIEPADATETEKESLFFYAQLETLNDDEVPPVSTFILQKNAEFSATGGTSIGVLPNDNIVTIYQLLPSELDRAELVIAELNKFVDIAEQIKKDIAEVKYLPTSTNQPLDNTLLSV comes from the coding sequence ATGAGTAATAAATTCAAAGAATTAGTCACTGAATGTGCAAAGCTTATTGGCTTCGACAAACCTGATGTAAAAGAAGACTTTTATGCACTTTTGATTGATGGCATTCGAGTGTTAATAGAACCCGCTGATGCCACTGAGACGGAAAAAGAAAGTCTTTTTTTCTATGCTCAACTAGAAACGCTGAATGATGATGAGGTTCCGCCAGTAAGCACGTTTATTCTGCAAAAAAATGCCGAATTTAGCGCAACTGGTGGCACGTCGATTGGTGTTTTACCGAATGACAATATCGTGACAATTTATCAATTGTTACCAAGTGAGTTAGACCGTGCAGAATTGGTTATCGCAGAGTTAAATAAGTTTGTCGACATTGCTGAACAAATTAAAAAAGACATCGCCGAAGTTAAATACTTACCGACATCAACAAACCAGCCATTAGATAACACACTGTTATCAGTGTAG
- the sctX gene encoding type III secretion apparatus assembly protein SctX, translated as MSTPIDLKVGLTSISHIRHDEVPTKLPEKSELPQLGEAIDSHFDALFHVYQGQTLVENTCRLSDATCKEIAHLNLFNMPTDTLQWLGEMKKSGDVDTKTEQEARAVLNEIAELSLILNISSKLLVQ; from the coding sequence ATGAGCACACCAATTGATTTAAAAGTGGGTTTAACCTCCATCAGTCATATACGACATGACGAAGTGCCGACAAAACTACCTGAAAAGTCAGAATTGCCCCAGCTAGGTGAAGCGATTGACTCGCATTTTGATGCGCTTTTTCACGTTTACCAAGGTCAAACGTTAGTCGAAAATACTTGCCGGTTATCCGACGCAACATGTAAAGAAATTGCGCATCTCAATTTATTCAATATGCCTACCGATACCTTGCAATGGTTAGGCGAAATGAAAAAAAGTGGCGATGTAGACACCAAAACAGAGCAAGAAGCTAGAGCGGTGTTAAACGAAATTGCAGAGTTGTCTTTAATTTTGAATATCAGTAGTAAATTGTTGGTGCAATGA
- a CDS encoding SycD/LcrH family type III secretion system chaperone, which produces MAQIDPSLVKKEQLETFIGKGGVMHELVDLSKDQMESLYAVAFNLYQTNRMSEAEQVFKMLVLCDHLNVKYQIGLGATRQAQGKYEEAADTYSMATLIDAEEPKLAFHSGECHLALGDLERAEAGFTGTLVRCEGRDEYNELATKAQGLLSIVEKRKKKQEQTDVSK; this is translated from the coding sequence ATGGCGCAGATCGACCCAAGTTTAGTTAAAAAGGAACAACTTGAAACCTTTATTGGCAAAGGCGGTGTAATGCATGAGCTGGTGGATTTGAGTAAAGATCAAATGGAAAGCTTATATGCCGTTGCATTCAACTTGTATCAAACAAACCGCATGAGCGAGGCAGAGCAAGTATTTAAAATGTTGGTGTTATGTGACCACCTAAATGTGAAGTACCAAATTGGCCTTGGGGCGACACGTCAGGCACAAGGTAAATATGAAGAGGCGGCTGACACATACAGCATGGCGACATTAATTGATGCTGAGGAGCCGAAACTGGCATTTCATTCAGGCGAATGTCATTTAGCGCTAGGTGATTTAGAGCGCGCAGAAGCAGGTTTCACCGGTACGCTTGTGCGTTGTGAAGGACGTGATGAATACAACGAACTTGCAACTAAAGCACAAGGGTTACTATCCATCGTTGAAAAACGGAAAAAGAAACAGGAGCAAACTGATGTCAGTAAATAG
- a CDS encoding regulator of G-protein signaling domain-containing protein codes for MTIGNNDVGNVGQTTTQTTTNVENTPATVSNNATNNRQVTDVTNQSETQAQQATSNDNRNAFQKMVDGFCEKFGEFWSKVETRFENSRLFHGLQGVREAAVTTKEMTQEATANTLGHDEQAIQVRVDRDMRLNRPADKLSAETSYTILNAYPGTSHHLNESFLLKELDNNTPLANVLTKQIAKEFATENLEFLKSIQQNFLIDADAPLSRQSQNLDFTLGNTLEVHSKFVSTNSDLQINIAGGARSVFSQDIQNYLEALKDLELATRAQTEDNPARIETAQIPANQLNKMTPIVQPEQLAQLEAVDVKRSETLEQSDPLFAQKQAVLDCKENLDISFRAAAKEATYLLNAANTSIVIQLQKNIEGTRFDPQANAAPAPTIAPTVAPTIAATVAPTLAPAGAPTAANDQITHSSTFSHSHMTLAHISKVADVIEPTNSLSVNDLSVPQNDDQLAISDETNGNVSNNPIGRTHTYGNTLTVPGMGEN; via the coding sequence ATGACTATAGGCAATAATGATGTGGGGAATGTGGGTCAAACCACTACTCAGACGACTACAAATGTAGAAAACACGCCTGCTACAGTAAGTAATAACGCGACTAACAATCGTCAAGTGACTGATGTAACAAACCAATCCGAAACCCAAGCACAACAAGCAACATCAAATGATAACCGCAATGCATTTCAAAAAATGGTTGATGGTTTCTGTGAAAAGTTTGGAGAATTTTGGAGCAAAGTGGAAACACGATTTGAAAATTCACGTTTATTCCACGGGTTGCAGGGCGTGCGCGAGGCCGCAGTCACGACAAAAGAGATGACTCAGGAAGCGACTGCAAATACGCTAGGTCATGATGAACAGGCAATTCAAGTGCGTGTTGATCGCGATATGCGACTAAATCGACCTGCAGATAAGTTAAGTGCAGAGACGAGCTATACAATATTGAATGCGTACCCTGGAACGAGTCATCATTTAAATGAAAGCTTTTTATTGAAAGAGCTTGATAATAACACCCCATTAGCAAATGTTTTGACTAAACAAATTGCAAAGGAATTTGCGACAGAAAATCTAGAATTTCTGAAATCAATTCAGCAAAACTTTTTAATTGATGCAGATGCACCGCTTTCAAGGCAAAGCCAAAATTTAGATTTTACCTTGGGTAATACGCTAGAGGTTCACAGCAAATTCGTCAGTACAAATTCTGATTTACAAATAAATATCGCTGGTGGCGCACGCAGTGTATTCTCACAAGATATCCAAAATTATCTAGAAGCACTCAAAGATCTGGAACTAGCAACACGCGCACAAACTGAAGATAATCCAGCACGCATTGAAACAGCTCAAATACCTGCGAATCAATTGAATAAAATGACTCCAATTGTACAGCCCGAGCAACTCGCACAACTCGAAGCGGTGGACGTAAAACGCTCCGAAACTTTAGAGCAGAGCGATCCTTTATTTGCGCAAAAGCAAGCAGTTCTTGATTGTAAAGAAAATCTTGATATTTCGTTTAGGGCGGCGGCAAAAGAGGCGACCTATTTACTCAATGCAGCGAATACCAGCATTGTTATTCAGCTGCAAAAAAACATTGAGGGCACGCGTTTTGATCCGCAAGCAAATGCAGCTCCGGCTCCAACTATTGCACCTACTGTTGCCCCGACTATCGCTGCAACTGTTGCTCCGACATTGGCGCCAGCAGGCGCACCAACTGCTGCAAATGATCAAATAACTCATTCAAGCACGTTTAGTCACAGTCATATGACATTAGCGCATATTTCAAAAGTTGCGGATGTGATAGAGCCAACAAATAGCTTGTCGGTAAATGATTTAAGTGTACCACAAAATGACGATCAATTAGCTATTTCAGACGAGACTAATGGCAATGTATCAAATAATCCGATTGGCAGAACACACACCTATGGCAATACCTTAACGGTACCGGGAATGGGCGAAAATTAA